The Clostridia bacterium genome has a window encoding:
- a CDS encoding transposase — MACSGRNGQEKAKNGECRHDWGGRDRLAVLGLLHHPREDHVVYKACRCTRSRTGQIMYPPLTSSAYIDNLESLKATLSQAGRADYVVVADRALASVENVFLLDSRNAKFVAPADDDARYIVDEMKRSKEMETIDAWLHDVRDRKINKRRYKRLSYADKRIDAFFSGPLRKYRKIYNPKAASDDARLDFTWSVDEQALQRLMPLNGKYVVISNEMDPAVTAADICLTSRKRSHIETRMRRLKSQLKVRPVFLESDIEDKRACICHQSRSCRLLPPRADAERSRHR, encoded by the coding sequence GTGGCTTGCAGTGGGAGGAACGGCCAAGAGAAGGCCAAGAATGGGGAATGCCGTCATGATTGGGGTGGCCGCGATCGCCTTGCTGTTCTCGGTCTGCTCCATCATCCTCGTGAAGACCATGTCGTCTACAAGGCGTGTAGGTGTACAAGGTCGAGGACTGGGCAGATCATGTATCCGCCGTTGACCTCTTCGGCATACATTGACAACCTAGAGTCCTTAAAGGCCACACTCAGCCAGGCGGGCCGCGCCGACTATGTTGTAGTAGCGGATAGAGCCCTTGCAAGCGTGGAAAACGTGTTTCTGTTGGACTCAAGGAACGCGAAGTTCGTGGCTCCAGCCGACGATGACGCCCGCTACATTGTCGATGAGATGAAACGATCCAAGGAGATGGAGACCATCGACGCGTGGCTGCATGATGTTCGCGACCGTAAGATAAACAAGCGTCGCTACAAGAGACTCAGCTACGCAGACAAGCGGATAGACGCTTTCTTCAGCGGTCCTCTGCGCAAGTACCGGAAGATCTACAACCCCAAGGCAGCAAGCGACGACGCCCGTCTCGACTTCACTTGGTCCGTCGACGAACAGGCCCTGCAAAGGCTCATGCCACTAAACGGCAAGTACGTGGTGATCTCAAACGAAATGGATCCCGCCGTCACCGCCGCCGACATATGCCTCACTTCCAGAAAGCGAAGTCATATCGAAACGCGCATGCGGCGCCTCAAGAGCCAGCTCAAAGTGAGACCCGTGTTTCTCGAATCGGACATTGAGGATAAGAGGGCTTGCATTTGTCATCAATCTCGCTCTTGTCGTCTACTGCCTCCTCGAGCAGATGCTGAGAGAAGCCGGCATAGATGA